One segment of Nostoc piscinale CENA21 DNA contains the following:
- a CDS encoding thermonuclease family protein has product MNFVELLLVLATVLNVGNSNIITVKNDTGQIQTVKLACINLPNATKKPDSLAATQKLNQLLPAGSPVVIRRVTEDEGDRITGEIFVDNQSVNLRLVAEGNAVIDQDTIYYCSETKTQYLIAQANAQNKRLGIWQQINPGTTKKIPR; this is encoded by the coding sequence ATGAATTTTGTAGAGTTACTTTTAGTTCTGGCTACCGTGCTGAATGTCGGGAATAGCAATATAATTACCGTCAAAAACGATACAGGGCAAATTCAGACAGTAAAACTTGCTTGTATTAATTTACCGAACGCAACAAAAAAACCAGACAGTCTAGCAGCAACCCAGAAACTCAACCAATTATTACCAGCAGGTAGTCCTGTGGTGATTAGAAGAGTTACAGAAGATGAAGGCGATCGCATTACAGGCGAAATATTCGTAGATAATCAATCAGTCAATCTCCGCTTAGTTGCCGAAGGTAATGCAGTTATTGACCAAGATACTATCTACTACTGCTCAGAAACTAAAACTCAATATTTAATCGCCCAAGCCAATGCTCAAAATAAACGACTAGGAATATGGCAGCAAATTAATCCAGGCACAACTAAAAAAATACCAAGATAA
- a CDS encoding DUF4349 domain-containing protein, with the protein MAFDLPLPRKSALLVSALLGGFVVTSCAAQNFSTKSLPPIASQDQAASTLNNNVVAQAEAASVIRARPQLIKKATMTIVVNSVENSIDAVSQIIAKQQGDLIGLNERQPTKQNSRHTASIQLRVPQNLLESTLEELAKLGTIESRNITAEDVGDRLVDIQARLTNLRKTEANLQKIMDRAGSVRDVLSVAQELSRVRESIEQIDAQLKSLQNQVAYSTITLNLEAAVSSNSPQRALGSQIQETWNNSTQSLGSLTVGLLKLGIWLIVYTPYLLILAAGVYGFLRWRRTHELRS; encoded by the coding sequence ATGGCTTTTGATTTACCATTACCACGCAAATCAGCCTTACTGGTGAGTGCTTTATTAGGAGGGTTTGTTGTTACTAGCTGTGCGGCACAAAATTTCTCTACTAAATCATTACCGCCAATTGCCAGCCAAGACCAAGCTGCATCAACGCTTAATAATAATGTCGTCGCCCAAGCGGAAGCCGCATCAGTCATTAGGGCGCGTCCCCAATTAATCAAAAAAGCCACAATGACAATTGTGGTGAACTCTGTTGAAAACAGCATTGATGCAGTTTCACAGATTATTGCAAAACAGCAAGGTGATTTGATTGGGTTAAATGAACGCCAACCCACAAAACAAAATTCCCGTCACACTGCATCTATACAGTTGCGAGTGCCGCAAAATTTGTTGGAATCGACCTTAGAAGAATTAGCTAAATTAGGTACAATCGAAAGCCGTAATATTACAGCCGAGGATGTGGGCGATCGCTTGGTGGATATTCAAGCTAGATTGACTAATCTCCGCAAAACCGAAGCAAATTTACAAAAAATTATGGACAGGGCTGGTTCTGTGCGCGATGTGTTAAGTGTTGCCCAAGAACTTAGTCGAGTCCGCGAATCTATTGAGCAAATTGATGCTCAACTCAAAAGCTTGCAAAATCAAGTCGCCTATTCCACCATTACCTTAAATCTAGAAGCGGCTGTATCTAGTAACAGTCCTCAACGTGCTTTAGGTTCACAAATTCAAGAAACTTGGAACAATTCGACTCAATCTCTAGGCAGCTTGACTGTTGGGCTATTAAAGTTAGGTATATGGTTAATCGTCTACACCCCTTATTTGTTGATTTTAGCTGCGGGTGTCTACGGTTTTCTCCGTTGGCGGCGCACTCATGAACTCCGAAGCTAA
- a CDS encoding DUF6887 family protein: protein MMTLKPDFQQMSRKELTAYVLTHREDEEALRIYMARLHNEPGVIRQSGGLNEQDLTQLEQLIKARVSDA from the coding sequence ATGATGACACTGAAGCCTGACTTTCAACAAATGAGTCGAAAAGAACTCACAGCTTATGTTCTGACTCACCGTGAAGATGAAGAAGCTTTACGGATATATATGGCACGACTGCACAATGAACCTGGTGTAATTCGACAAAGCGGCGGACTCAATGAGCAGGATCTCACCCAATTAGAGCAGTTAATCAAGGCACGAGTGAGCGATGCTTAA
- a CDS encoding SagB/ThcOx family dehydrogenase yields the protein MPEIHQSIAQHYHERTKYDPQTLAAKNQRLDWAKQPVPFKEYKIGSTFDLKPYLQESLEPLATQADAGWWQRLSRLLFRSYGLTARMPSMGSAVYLRSAPSAGGLYPAEVYVVSRGTPMLPAGLYNYQCRTHSLMLYWENDVWRALQDACFWHPALEGTQLAIVVTAVFYRSAWRYEDRAYRRIFLDTGHLLGNIELASAITDYRPHLIGGFVDDAVNDLLYIDPQQEGAIAVLAMADLLDIQQNLSTGCTALPSATETKYPLIPDGELLKYFHRHTQIQSGITGKLNLPAVKQERSLEDKYNFPFCLKIPTATTPIDWGINLSSLEATIHKRRSTRAYSGDDLTFDELKALLDFTYQSQNYIDQHLDRNPDYFDLNLIETFIAVSGVKGLESGCYYYAPKAQELRQIRFKNFRRELHYLCLGQDLGRDAAAVVFHTADLKAAIAQYGDRVYRYLHMDAGHLGQRLNLAAVHLNLGVSGIGGFFDDQVNEVLGIPTDEAVIYITTLGRPR from the coding sequence ATGCCAGAAATCCACCAATCTATTGCACAGCACTACCACGAACGTACTAAATATGACCCTCAAACCCTAGCCGCGAAAAATCAAAGGCTAGACTGGGCTAAACAACCAGTACCTTTTAAAGAGTATAAAATTGGCTCGACTTTTGATCTGAAACCTTACCTGCAAGAATCGTTAGAACCCTTGGCTACTCAAGCAGATGCAGGGTGGTGGCAAAGACTGTCTCGTTTACTGTTTCGGAGTTACGGATTAACTGCCAGAATGCCTTCTATGGGTAGCGCAGTTTATTTGCGTTCTGCGCCTAGTGCTGGTGGGTTGTATCCCGCAGAAGTGTATGTCGTTTCTCGCGGTACACCCATGCTCCCCGCCGGACTTTATAACTATCAGTGTCGCACTCATTCATTGATGCTGTATTGGGAAAATGATGTGTGGCGAGCTTTGCAAGATGCTTGTTTTTGGCATCCGGCGTTAGAAGGTACGCAATTGGCAATTGTGGTGACTGCGGTATTTTATCGTTCGGCTTGGCGATATGAAGACCGGGCTTACCGGCGAATTTTTCTCGATACAGGGCATTTGTTGGGGAATATTGAGTTAGCAAGTGCGATTACTGATTATCGTCCCCACTTAATTGGCGGTTTTGTTGATGATGCGGTTAATGATTTATTGTATATTGATCCGCAGCAAGAAGGTGCGATCGCAGTCTTAGCGATGGCAGATTTATTAGATATTCAACAAAATTTGTCTACAGGATGCACAGCTTTACCTTCCGCGACAGAAACTAAATATCCCCTCATCCCTGACGGTGAGTTGCTGAAATATTTCCACCGTCACACCCAAATTCAATCGGGTATCACTGGTAAGTTGAATTTACCAGCAGTGAAACAAGAAAGGTCTTTGGAAGACAAATATAATTTCCCTTTCTGTCTGAAAATTCCCACTGCTACCACACCAATTGACTGGGGTATAAATCTCTCCAGTTTAGAAGCGACTATTCATAAGCGCCGTTCTACTCGTGCTTACAGTGGTGATGATTTAACCTTTGATGAACTCAAGGCTTTATTGGATTTCACCTACCAATCCCAAAATTACATCGACCAACATCTTGACCGGAATCCCGACTACTTTGACCTCAACTTAATTGAAACATTTATTGCTGTGAGTGGTGTCAAAGGTTTGGAATCTGGCTGTTATTATTACGCACCCAAAGCCCAAGAATTGCGCCAGATACGGTTTAAAAACTTCCGCAGGGAATTACATTATCTGTGTTTGGGTCAAGATTTAGGCAGAGATGCGGCGGCTGTTGTCTTTCATACCGCAGACCTGAAAGCTGCTATTGCTCAGTATGGCGATCGCGTTTATCGTTATTTACACATGGATGCAGGGCATTTAGGTCAACGCTTAAATTTAGCCGCCGTACATCTCAATTTAGGCGTGAGCGGTATTGGTGGTTTTTTTGATGACCAAGTAAATGAAGTGCTGGGTATTCCTACAGATGAAGCTGTTATCTACATTACTACGTTAGGAAGACCAAGATAA
- a CDS encoding hybrid sensor histidine kinase/response regulator, with translation MEPVRILVVEDEVIVARTIANQLNQLGYTVIGTASSGQVAITKALEGKPELVLMDVILKGEMDGITAASQIREQLDIPVIFLTAYGDDNTVQRAKTTQPFGYIIKPFTPKDLRIAIEIGLLKHQLEQDLRENRDRLATLLNSMSDAVIATNEQGIVTFINPAAESLTGWKQADALGKDISRILQLVDEVTETSVENPVTRVLREQQVVYLNDFTSLITKNGSRVPIGDSASPIMRHPGQINGVVVVFWDLSERRQTQLLEQALLKEQEVNQLKSLFISTVSHEFRNPLSVIQSSVELIELQGENLTTDKRNTYLNRISSAVQSMKQLMEDVLFMGKSDAGKLECHAHPLNLKEFCRELLAEFTMIHPTSAEIIFSCESDRTDAFMDEQLLRYIFTNLLNNAIKYSPNGGNVLFQLTCDLIHQLAIFCVQDQGIGIPEADQARIFESFYRASNVQSIPGTGLGLVIVKKCVEAHQGQISIHSQAGVGSTFTVILPINYSSNAADEA, from the coding sequence ATGGAGCCAGTGAGAATTTTAGTTGTTGAAGATGAAGTCATAGTTGCTAGAACCATTGCTAACCAACTCAATCAACTAGGATATACAGTAATTGGTACAGCTTCTTCAGGACAAGTTGCTATTACTAAAGCCTTAGAAGGTAAACCAGAATTAGTTTTAATGGATGTCATCTTAAAAGGTGAGATGGATGGAATTACCGCCGCATCTCAAATTCGTGAGCAGTTAGATATACCCGTAATATTTCTCACAGCTTACGGTGATGATAATACAGTACAACGAGCGAAAACGACTCAACCATTTGGCTATATCATTAAACCCTTTACACCAAAAGATTTACGGATAGCCATTGAAATTGGTTTATTAAAACATCAATTAGAACAGGATTTAAGAGAAAATCGAGACAGATTAGCCACTCTTTTAAACTCTATGAGTGATGCTGTCATTGCCACAAATGAACAAGGAATTGTGACATTTATTAACCCAGCAGCGGAGTCGCTCACCGGTTGGAAACAAGCAGATGCTTTGGGTAAAGACATATCTAGAATTTTGCAGTTAGTTGATGAAGTCACCGAAACTTCTGTAGAAAACCCTGTCACCAGAGTTTTAAGAGAACAACAGGTTGTCTATTTAAATGACTTTACATCATTAATTACAAAAAATGGTTCTAGAGTGCCTATTGGTGATAGTGCATCTCCGATTATGCGACATCCTGGGCAAATCAATGGTGTCGTAGTAGTGTTTTGGGATCTTAGCGAACGGCGACAAACACAATTACTCGAACAAGCATTACTGAAAGAGCAAGAAGTTAACCAGCTGAAATCTTTATTTATTTCTACTGTTTCTCATGAATTTCGTAATCCTTTAAGTGTGATTCAATCTTCAGTAGAATTGATTGAATTACAAGGAGAAAATTTAACAACAGACAAAAGAAATACTTATTTAAACCGAATTAGTAGTGCCGTGCAATCCATGAAACAACTCATGGAAGATGTGCTGTTTATGGGGAAATCAGATGCAGGTAAATTGGAGTGTCATGCCCATCCCCTAAATTTAAAGGAATTTTGTCGAGAATTGTTAGCCGAATTTACCATGATTCATCCTACAAGCGCAGAAATTATTTTTAGCTGTGAGAGCGATCGCACAGATGCCTTTATGGATGAACAATTATTACGTTATATATTCACAAATTTACTCAATAACGCTATCAAATACTCTCCTAACGGTGGCAATGTATTATTTCAGTTAACTTGCGACTTAATTCATCAATTAGCTATCTTTTGCGTTCAAGACCAAGGAATTGGCATCCCCGAAGCCGATCAAGCCAGAATCTTTGAATCATTTTATCGAGCTTCCAATGTCCAATCAATTCCAGGTACAGGGCTGGGATTAGTCATTGTGAAAAAGTGTGTAGAAGCGCATCAAGGACAAATTAGCATTCACAGTCAAGCGGGTGTTGGTAGCACATTCACAGTAATTTTGCCAATAAATTATTCATCCAATGCGGCTGATGAAGCATAA
- a CDS encoding EAL domain-containing protein, with translation MSQKCPTSKTCACSHIARCQSQEAGRIFLWFPISHTLTKVTNWLQQSKLKYELMQERPGLSVDCKPGQAQEIARKLAKFLAPRELQETQVLFVRGAIQPQLQDFSDIVSLQRFIKFNQSDWLVDMLAKEQFTSYFQPIVSIQNTSQIYGYESLLRGLDEQGNVLSIEPILELATEAGLIPQLDRLARLKSITEFSRHQVNGKIFINFAPTALYDPVSCLRSTVEAIDQAGISHERVVFEVVESDNPQDLAHLKAVLQFYRDSGFSVALDDLGSGYSGLNLLHQLRPDFIKLDMELIRDVHQDLYKASITEKILEIAQKLNIYTVAEGIECIEELNWLRERGATFAQGYLIARPHPEPVTITPHFDAIALSLASVDQQPIKQQVKHQSESERIVAAVTQRIRKSLELNEILQTTADEVRQLFAVDRVVIYRFEPDWSGLVAVESLAPGCMSLLGLNVMDTCFLSTRADYYQQGNTRAIENIENEGLSPCHVELLQSLQIRANLVVPILQQERLWGLLIAHQCSRTRQWQQSEINLFNQLAGQAAIAIHQSELYHKLQKANQELQRLAASDGLTQVANRRCFDDTLNSEWQRLAREQAYLSLILCDVDYFKLYNDTHGHLAGDDALRNVAQAISQTIKRPADLVARYGGEEFAIILPNTDAGGAIIVATEIQTHIRALQLPHPNSEVHQFITLSLGVATIIPNHQSSPATLIAAADQGLYQAKAQGRNCIAQINCE, from the coding sequence ATGAGCCAGAAATGTCCTACTTCCAAAACTTGTGCTTGTTCTCATATTGCACGTTGTCAAAGCCAGGAAGCAGGCAGAATTTTTCTCTGGTTTCCTATTTCCCATACCTTAACAAAAGTCACAAATTGGTTGCAGCAGTCTAAGCTAAAGTATGAACTCATGCAAGAGCGTCCGGGGTTAAGTGTAGACTGTAAACCCGGACAAGCCCAGGAAATTGCCCGAAAATTAGCTAAATTTCTAGCACCAAGGGAATTGCAAGAAACACAAGTTTTGTTTGTTCGTGGTGCTATTCAACCACAACTGCAAGACTTTAGTGATATTGTTTCGTTGCAACGCTTCATTAAGTTTAATCAGTCTGACTGGCTAGTAGATATGCTGGCCAAAGAACAATTCACAAGTTACTTTCAACCGATTGTTTCAATTCAAAATACATCCCAAATTTACGGCTATGAATCGCTGTTACGTGGCTTAGATGAACAAGGTAATGTATTGTCGATAGAACCAATCTTAGAATTAGCCACAGAAGCCGGACTGATACCACAACTAGACCGACTAGCTCGCCTCAAAAGTATCACTGAATTTAGCCGTCATCAAGTCAACGGGAAAATTTTTATCAATTTTGCACCCACCGCATTGTATGACCCCGTTTCTTGCCTGCGTAGTACAGTCGAGGCTATTGATCAAGCAGGTATTTCCCATGAACGGGTTGTCTTTGAAGTTGTCGAGTCAGATAATCCTCAAGATTTAGCTCACCTCAAAGCCGTGTTGCAATTTTACCGAGATTCAGGTTTTTCAGTTGCCTTGGATGATCTTGGTTCTGGTTACTCTGGTTTGAACTTGTTGCACCAGTTACGCCCAGACTTTATCAAGTTAGATATGGAGTTAATTCGAGATGTGCATCAAGATTTGTATAAAGCTTCAATTACCGAGAAAATTTTGGAGATTGCCCAAAAGTTAAATATTTATACAGTTGCAGAAGGAATTGAGTGTATTGAGGAACTGAATTGGTTAAGAGAAAGAGGCGCAACTTTTGCTCAAGGCTATTTAATTGCTAGACCTCATCCTGAACCTGTGACGATAACTCCGCACTTTGATGCGATCGCTTTAAGTTTAGCATCAGTGGATCAGCAACCAATCAAGCAGCAGGTAAAACATCAAAGTGAGTCTGAACGTATAGTTGCTGCTGTTACCCAGCGTATCCGCAAATCTTTAGAGTTAAACGAGATTTTGCAAACCACAGCCGATGAAGTGCGACAATTGTTTGCTGTAGACCGAGTGGTAATTTATCGCTTTGAACCAGACTGGAGTGGGTTAGTCGCTGTCGAGTCTTTAGCGCCAGGCTGTATGTCTCTGTTGGGATTGAATGTGATGGATACTTGCTTTCTGTCTACCCGCGCAGATTACTACCAGCAGGGCAATACAAGAGCAATTGAAAATATAGAAAATGAAGGACTATCACCTTGTCACGTTGAACTGTTGCAGAGTTTACAAATTCGGGCAAACTTGGTTGTGCCGATTTTGCAACAAGAGCGTTTATGGGGATTATTAATTGCTCATCAATGTAGTAGAACCAGACAATGGCAGCAGTCGGAGATTAATTTATTTAACCAGTTAGCCGGACAAGCCGCGATCGCCATTCATCAATCGGAACTTTACCATAAATTACAAAAAGCAAACCAAGAATTACAGCGTCTTGCGGCTTCTGATGGACTCACTCAAGTAGCAAATCGGCGCTGCTTTGATGACACACTCAACAGCGAGTGGCAAAGATTAGCCAGGGAACAAGCTTACTTATCTTTAATTTTGTGTGATGTCGATTATTTTAAGCTCTACAACGATACTCATGGACATCTGGCGGGAGATGATGCTTTGAGAAATGTTGCCCAAGCAATTTCTCAGACAATTAAACGCCCTGCGGATTTAGTAGCTCGCTATGGTGGCGAAGAATTTGCCATCATTTTACCCAATACCGATGCTGGAGGTGCGATCATAGTTGCCACAGAAATTCAAACTCATATCCGTGCATTGCAATTGCCACATCCCAATTCTGAAGTCCATCAATTCATTACCCTTAGTCTCGGTGTAGCAACTATCATTCCCAATCATCAATCATCTCCGGCAACCTTAATTGCTGCTGCTGATCAAGGACTGTATCAGGCAAAAGCCCAAGGGCGAAATTGCATAGCACAAATTAACTGTGAATAG
- a CDS encoding SDR family NAD(P)-dependent oxidoreductase → MTKLRGKTILLTGASRGLGVYLAQALAREQATIICISRSKSKLDTICDEIKNLGGRGISIPFDIQNLAQLPVLVQHIQECVAPVDILINNAGLEIHRAFVDYCPEEIQSILVTNLLSAMELTRLLLPDMNKRDSGHIINIASLAGKKGVAYNSIYSASKAGLIMWTDAMRQEYAYTNIHFSTICPGYISEIGMTADSHIPAPKLAGISTPTRVVNAVMQTIKQNQPEVIINKNPITEALTKFMFAVGQISPQSIDTIYRLLGVVELNRQRVENWTPNRHLEIATTIKTDE, encoded by the coding sequence ATGACCAAGCTCAGAGGGAAAACAATACTTTTGACAGGAGCTTCACGCGGTCTAGGGGTATATCTGGCACAGGCGCTGGCGAGAGAACAAGCAACTATAATTTGCATTTCTCGTTCAAAATCCAAGCTAGATACAATATGCGATGAAATTAAAAATTTGGGTGGACGAGGAATTAGTATTCCCTTTGATATTCAAAATTTGGCACAGTTGCCAGTTCTAGTCCAGCACATTCAGGAATGTGTAGCTCCAGTTGATATTTTAATTAACAATGCTGGCCTAGAAATTCATCGAGCCTTTGTAGATTACTGTCCAGAAGAAATTCAATCTATATTAGTAACCAATCTCTTATCTGCTATGGAATTAACTCGTTTATTATTACCTGATATGAATAAACGAGATAGTGGTCACATTATTAATATTGCTTCTTTAGCTGGTAAAAAGGGAGTTGCCTATAACAGTATATATTCTGCCAGTAAAGCAGGTTTAATTATGTGGACTGATGCTATGCGTCAGGAATATGCGTATACTAACATCCATTTCTCAACAATTTGTCCGGGATACATTTCTGAAATCGGAATGACTGCTGATAGTCATATACCTGCACCCAAATTAGCAGGTATTTCTACCCCAACAAGAGTAGTGAATGCTGTTATGCAAACAATTAAGCAAAACCAGCCAGAGGTAATCATCAACAAAAATCCCATAACCGAAGCCTTAACAAAATTCATGTTTGCTGTTGGACAAATTTCTCCACAATCTATTGATACAATTTATCGCTTATTGGGTGTAGTTGAATTAAATAGACAACGAGTAGAAAATTGGACTCCAAATCGTCATTTAGAAATAGCTACGACTATAAAAACTGATGAATAA
- a CDS encoding acyl carrier protein yields the protein MNSSNAIQTFTVEKIQTWLTSHLAELLGIEVAEIDIQAPLDSYGLDSAQGMFLVAKGGEFFGFQLSPLLLWHYPTIELLSQRLAEEAQASESEIFEI from the coding sequence ATGAATTCATCGAATGCAATTCAAACTTTCACTGTTGAAAAAATTCAAACTTGGTTAACATCTCATCTAGCTGAATTACTGGGAATTGAAGTAGCAGAGATAGACATTCAAGCACCTCTTGATAGCTACGGTTTAGATTCAGCACAAGGTATGTTTCTCGTAGCTAAAGGAGGTGAGTTTTTTGGATTTCAACTTTCTCCTTTACTATTATGGCATTATCCTACAATTGAATTGCTTTCACAGCGTTTAGCCGAAGAAGCTCAAGCTTCCGAGTCAGAAATATTTGAGATTTAG